From Calothrix sp. PCC 6303, a single genomic window includes:
- a CDS encoding ankyrin repeat domain-containing protein yields the protein MEIHAYGRQGDITAVQRQLASGVDIDCVDEWSKTPLMYAVNDANINLDMVRFLIENGADVNAIEAIFKNNVLGLAVQSGNLEKIQYLLDCDADINYQSPGGYDVLINSMFGRDISRCENLISIVNLLITRGAKVNRHVRKFKPSLYKGFKDYLYVFAQRSNKGLK from the coding sequence ATGGAAATTCATGCTTATGGCAGACAAGGAGATATCACAGCCGTACAACGACAGCTAGCTAGCGGAGTTGATATCGATTGTGTAGATGAATGGTCAAAAACACCCTTAATGTATGCAGTAAATGACGCAAATATCAATCTTGATATGGTGCGATTTCTAATAGAAAACGGTGCAGATGTGAATGCAATTGAAGCTATATTTAAGAATAATGTACTTGGGTTAGCAGTCCAGTCAGGAAATCTCGAAAAAATTCAATATCTTTTGGATTGCGATGCTGATATCAATTATCAAAGTCCCGGTGGCTATGATGTGTTAATTAATTCGATGTTCGGTCGAGATATATCTCGATGTGAAAACTTAATCTCAATTGTTAATTTATTAATTACTAGAGGAGCAAAAGTTAATAGACACGTCCGTAAATTTAAACCCAGTCTGTACAAGGGTTTTAAAGATTACTTATATGTCTTCGCTCAACGTAGCAATAAGGGTTTGAAATAG